A portion of the Sabethes cyaneus chromosome 3, idSabCyanKW18_F2, whole genome shotgun sequence genome contains these proteins:
- the LOC128741386 gene encoding katanin p60 ATPase-containing subunit A-like 1, translating to MTIEMAGLTTSEICENTKLAREMAVMGNYDSAGIYYEGVLQMLHKLLVGISEPIRRGKWTLIQQEINKEYNQMKLIQKTLSEITMDLQNAPLQARIRTKLHETASKDPSIWLRSEQDLYNQQRDPDIFEPLPPEQNTGGGRSIASRNQNRNSTILNRKAEANRKNAVTKSANSTTIAGRRTIGSNVRASTANTNGKTGTLPRNKGKNAGNSAGDGGGDGGKAEKGDKEKNDDVDDQDNQDQEPERKFEPASHADVDLVDMLERDILQKNPNIHWDDIADLHEAKRLLEEAVVLPMWMPDYFKGIRRPWKGVLMVGPPGTGKTMLAKAVATECGTTFFNVSSSTLTSKYRGESEKLVRLLFEMARFYAPSTIFIDEIDSLCSRRGSESEHEASRRVKSELLVQMDGVSNDEATKIVMVLAATNFPWDIDEALRRRLEKRIYIPLPNKDGREALLKINLREVKVDEVVDLNLIAARLDGYSGADITNVCRDASMMSMRRKIAGLRPEQIRQLAKEELDLPVSTQDFSEAIAKCNKSVSRDDLMKYQQWMKEFGSS from the exons ATGACAATCGAAATGGCCGGTCTCACAACATCGGAGATCTGCGAAAACACAAAACTAGCCCGCGAGATGGCCGTCATGGGGAACTACGACTCGGCCGGTATCTACTACGAGGGAGTACTGcagatgctgcacaaactgcTGGTCGGCATATCGGAGCCAATCCGACGTGGAAAGTGGACTCTG ATCCAGCAGGAAATCAACAAGGAGTACAACCAGATGAAGCTGATCCAGAAAACGCTTTCGGAGATCACGATGGAtttgcagaatgcaccgctgcAGGCACGGATTCGCACGAAACTGCACGAGACGGCGAGTAAGGATCCGAGCATTTGGTTACGTTCAGAGCAGGACCTCTACAACCAGCAGCGAGATCCGGACATTTTTGAACCGCTACCACCAGAGCAAAACACTGGCGGCGGACGGTCGATCGCTTCCCGCAATCAGAACCGTAACAGCACGATACTGAATCGCAAAGCGGAAGCCAACAGGAAGAATGCCGTTACGAAATCGGCCAATTCAACGACTATTGCCGGCAGGAGGACAATCGGTTCGAACGTAAGGGCATCTACTGCCAACACCAACGGGAAGACTGGAACACTGCCAAGGAACAAAGGGAAAAATGCTGGAAACTCGGCCGGTGACGGTGGAGGAGATGGTGGTAAAGCGGAAAAGGGCGACAAGGAAAAGAACGATGACGTTGATGATCAGGATAATCAGGATCAGGAACCGGAACGTAAGTTCGAACCGGCCAGCCATGCTGATGTAGATCTAGTCGATATGCTGGAACGTGACATTCTGCAAAAGAATCCAAACATCCACTGGGATGATATTGCCGATTTGCATGAGGCAAAACGGTTGCTGGAAGAAGCCGTTGTCTTACCCATGTGGATGCCAGACTATTTCAAGGGCATTCGTAGGCCGTGGAAGGGCGTCCTGATGGTAGGGCCACCTGGAACTGGTAAAACCATGCTAGCAAAAGCAGTGGCAACAGAATGTGGCACTACCTTCTTCAACGTTTCGTCGTCTACGTTGACATCCAAGTACCGCGGTGAATCGGAAAAGCTCGTACGACTTCTTTTCGAGATGGCACGCTTCTACGCTCCGAGCACCATCTTTATAGATGAAATAGACTCTCTCTGTTCCAGGCGCGGATCAGAATCGGAACACGAAGCCTCTCGCCGCGTTAAGTCCGAGCTGCTAGTACAAATGGACGGTGTCAGCAATGACGAGGCCACCAAGATTGTCATGGTCCTGGCGGCCACCAATTTCCCCTGGGACATCGACGAAGCGCTTCGACGTCGGTTAGAGAAGCGTATTTACATCCCACTGCCGAACAAGGACGGTAGGGAAGCTCTGCTAAAGATCAATCTCCGGGAGGTCAAAGTGGATGAAGTGGTTGATCTCAATCTGATAGCCGCCCGGCTTGACGGTTATTCCGGAGCGGACATTACCAACGTTTGTCGTGATGCCAGCATGATGTCGATGCGAAGGAAAATTGCCGGCCTCAGACCGGAGCAGATACGACAGCTGGCCAAGGAGGAACTGGACCTGCCCGTTTCCACGCAGGATTTTAGCGAAGCGATTGCGAAGTGCAACAAGAGCGTCTCCCGGGATGATCTTATGAAGTACCAGCAATGGATGAAGGAGTTTGGTTCGTCGTGA